From Mucilaginibacter gotjawali:
TACTAATCCCCCTCTTCCAGCATAAATACCTCTTCCAGCGGTTTGCCGAAAACCCGGGCAATTTTTAATGCCAGTACCGTTGAAGGTACATATTTATTACTTTCGATGGTATTGATGGTTTGGCGGGATACGCCTACCTGTTCAGCCAGCTCGCCCTGGGTTATGTTTTTAATGGCGCGCTCAACGCGGATATTATTTTTCATGACTATCCCTCCTTTGGCAATGAACGGTTAAGCCTGTAAATAACCCACCTGAAACGGACAATAAAGAAAAACAGCGGAACCATTAAATTCAAAAATAAGATGTGTTCGGTGTCGGTCGTAAAGATCAACCCGATGATCAGCAATAAATAATTTAAATAGATGGCCCATTGCAGGGAATCGAGGCGCAATTGCGAGATCTGCTCGTCTTCAATTTTTTCCTTTGCAAAAGCAACGAAGAAGAGGCCAACCGCCATTAACAAGGTTGTCGCCATAAAAAATAAATGCTGGCCGTTAAACAGGCCCGTATCGGTATCGTGATTATCAAAGCCAATAGATTTCCGGAACATAACAAAAGGTACGTGCACCAGGAATAGTGCATAACCCAGGTACCGGAACCAATGAGGGAACAGGAATCGTGATTTCATGCTTTGTAAAGTTTGATTTACCAAATGTAAAACAAACTTTACAAATATCAAGTATATTGTGGCACTCTTTTGCTTTGCATTTAAAGCCTCTGTTAGTTACATAAGCGTCAGCATTACCACAATGAGGGCGAGTAGGAGTTTCACCCCGGCGGCTATTCGCTAAGTATAAATTACAAGTTTCTTCATTTTTGAAGTAATCGAATACTTGTAAACTTGTAAGAGGCTTTTAAATTGAGTTTCCATATCATATTAATAATTTAAGGGGATAGATGTAATATTAATAATAATACGAGACAAATTTATTTGAAAACAATTGCCCTTACTAAATATTTTAGTCTTTTTTATATAATTAATGAAAAAGTTTTCAACACATAAAGATTTTTGTGAGCTTTTGTGGATTTCTTGTGGATTAAAAAATGTTTTATATGATTGATTTACAGGTATTTAATTATTAAATACGAAATTATTTGTGTAGTTTTTGTGTGATTTTTGTGCATTTACTTTACTTCACTTTCTTTCTCATTCTTTAGAACCTCTATACTTAACTCCCCTCTTTTTCTCAATTCTTCTATTCCAACTTGAATGGCTCTTTCCATTAGTCTATTAGTGTTTACAGTTGTTTTAGCTAAAAAGTATTCCCTTCCTGTGCCTTTTCCACTATAATCTAAATACCTAGTAGCACTTAGTCTATAAACAATTGTTTTAACTTGATCTCTTGTTAAGTGGTCTTCAAATAACTCAACAAACTTCCCCATTTTTGCTCTATTAAATGATTTTAAGTATTGTCCTATTTTCATTAGGACAAATGAATCATCTATAGGAGTGTTTTTAGTATAATCAGCTTCTTTATTGGTAAATGAGTAATAAGATTTTGAAAGACGCCACTGTTGCCGTTTGGTTTTTCCAACTTTTTCAATTAATCCTTCATTAAAAAGCTTTTCTCCTATAGCCTTTTCTAAATCCTCTTTTGCCTTTCCTTCCCTAATAGCATCTAAAAACAATATTTCTTGAACACTTAATTTATCCGCTCTTTCTTGTTGAAGTTTAGTTATAAATAAAGCAAACGCTCTATCTTTTACAATAGAGGAAAGACCTAGTTGAACTTGAAAGTCATCAGAAGATGAATAATCTGGCGCCCCTTTTCCTTCAGAAATCGACTGATAAAATATCTTATCTACGCCTTGACCAGACCTTTCCACAATTCCAGTTTTTGCTAATACGTCTGCTAATAATCGATTTCTCGGGGTACTGCTTACTGTTAATAAATTCTTTAAACTTACACCAATTGGGAATCCGCCTGGGCTTATAATATATAATGCTTGTGGGTACTGTTTAATAACAACTTCACTTGTTCTTCGATAATCCCTATGAGCAATAGCGTTATTTATAGCTTCTCTTATCACCTCTTTGTTGAAATAAGGAATATCAAAAATATATGGACCCTCTTGAACTGGGACTTTGCTATTTCTAAGGTTTATAACATTCCATAATTCATCAACGGCTAAAAAATATGGTTTAGAAAACAAATATCGATCGTCGAATGTGATTTGTCCAGCATCATTTCTATACTCTAAATAAATAGAAGATTGAGGTAAATATTTTTTTATAACCTCTTCTTTTGCAAGTAAAATAAGTGCTGCGTATGTAATTTTATTATTATTGATTAAATGAAGATCAGTTAAGGCTTGCTTGCTTTCAAGGGTTAAAAATAATGGGTTATCCTGCTTTTTACTATACGCCTCTTTCATCCTAACTATTGCTTGAGGATCTAAATCGTTTATACTTAATCCGACGCATATTGTTTGTGAGAAATCTGGCTCTTGCTCCTGAATGATCTTGATATGTTGTTCATCAGACATCGCCAGCAATTCCTCGCCGATGCGCATCAAAGGGACATCTTCAAATTTATAAACTTTCCCCGGAGGCCTTCCCGGAATACTTAAAACAAGAACCCTATTATTATTTGAATCGAAAAGCTCTTCCACATCAACCCTAATCTTAGTCTCTCTATAAATGTCCTGTTCAAGCTTACCAATCTCGTTTAGACATTGATTAGTTCCTACAACTTTATGAGGGTGTTTATCATGTATACCAAAAGCCAGTTTCCCACCACCTTCATTTGCAAAGGCTATTACATAGCCAATTATACATCTACGTCTTTCCTTTGGATCGGTTCTATTTCCCCCATTAAAAGAAAAGTTGCCTCCCTTAGCCTCTTTAAATTCGACTTTATCTTCTGTCTCCTTGTATAATAACAATTCCTCGATGGTCGTACCACAAAATTAAATTATTTTATCCCAATAAGTTAAAGTTACTTTTAATATAAAATAGATGTTTAAAGTAAGCGAATTTTTTATCTGTCAGTATCTTGTAAAAAACCTGTCCCAACTCATATATAGTTACCAGTATATTTGACAAAAAATTTTGGCATTCATCGCCGGACCTAAATCCTCTCCAAAAGGGAGGGATTGAAAAGTTTAATAGTATTGTTATAACCTAAATTGTCTTTTTGCCTCAGTCCAGTTGATTAGCTCAGTTTGGTTTCCGGCTATGTTTTGGAGTTCTTTTTTACCTAATTCTATCTGCCATTCAGGAGGCATTTGATTAGTTGGCAACGATTTTTTTGCATTCAAGCGTATTTTTGATTTGTCTTTTTCTTCCATACATTCCGAAACTTGTAGTAATAAAACTTAATCAACCTAATATAACCTGATCAACCAACAATCAATCTAAATAAACATCCAGCAAACCTTCCGGTAAGTCAACCGTAACGATCTCTTTTACCACATCAATCCCTTTAATGATCTCCTCGTTCAGCGGGAAAAGGATCTCTTTGTTCTGAAAGTCTACGGCGGCTATTATTTGCTGGGGATATTCGTGCACTGCTGTGATGATGCCTAAAACACCTTCGTTGACGTCAATAGCGGTAAAGCCCTCCAGGTCGAACAGCGTGAATTCGTCTTTTTTCTTTTTAGGTTTTAATTTATTAGGGAGAAAGATATCCTTGCGGACCAGGGCAGCTGCTTTTTCGATGCTATCCACATCTTCCAGCACCAGGTAGGCCGCATTTTTTTGCAGGTATTTGATGGAACTGACAAAATACGGCACCAGCTTGCCGGCAATTTCAATAAAAATCCCATCAAGTTTTATTTTCTCCAGGCCCTCAAAGTCGACATACATATTCATCTCGCCTTTTAAGCCTTTGGTTTTTAAAATGCTGCCGATCCTGAAGTAGTCCTTCTTTTCCATGTTATATCCCTAATTATTGTTATCAATAACGATATGCACGAAACGATGATTGTGTTCGAAACAAAAAATGCTGCAGCTAACCCTCTTTACCGCTTGCGGAAGAGAGGGTCGGAGAGCGTAGCGAATCCGGGGTGAGTAGACTCGCCGCCATGCATTGGCGGTAATGTCCGCCGGGTTGACTCACCCGGTCGTTGCTGCGCTCGACCACCCTCTCTTTTGCAGGCAAAAAAGAGGGTAAAATAGTCATTTTTTAATGTTTCAAACCCATCGCTATAATTGATTGTGTAAAAACAACAATGGCGAAGTACCTGCAGGTGCTTCGCCATTGTATTTATATCCAAATAAAAATTATTCAGCGCTTTCTGCTTCAGTTTCAGCGGCTGCATCTTCAGCAGGAGCTTCAACTTCTTCAACCGGAGGTGTGTTTTTAGCAACAATGGCTGCCGCTCTCGCCTCTTTCTTCTTGGCTTCAGCAGCTAATGCAGCTTTACGTGCTTCGTCTTTTGCTGAAACCAAATTGGTTTTTTTGCCGGTGATCTTGTCATCCTTGTGATCAAGCCAATTCTGGAATTTCTCTTCAACCTGCTCGGCAGTTAAAGCACCCTTTTTAAGGCCTCCCTGTAAGTGTTTTTTATATAAAACACCCTTGTATGATAATATGGCACGGCAGGTATCTGTTGGCTGTGCGCCATTGTTTACCCAATCAAGGGTTTTATCAAAATTGATGTCGATTGTTGCAGGGTTGGTGTTAGGGTTGTATGAACCTAAACGCTCAATAAAACGTCCGTCCCTTGGTGCGCGTGCATCCGCTACCACGATGTAGTAAAAAGGTTTTCCTTTTTTACCGTGTCTTTGCAGTCTGATCTTAGTTGCCATTTTTTTATTTTATGTATTCAACATGTCCCCGGAGTTCTTTCAGCGGGGATGCAAAGGTAAAAATTATTTTTATAAAATAAAAACTGTTTTTGTTCCGGGAGCCCGGAAAGCAAGTAAAGCCCCGAAGACGACGCCAAACGATTGATTTACTGCCCGTTTTGAGGTGTTGAATGCCCGGCGCGTTTACTTTCGGACTTTACTGACTTTTGGACTTTCCACACTAATCTCAAATAATTCTTTTAAAAACCATTGGATATGATTATCATCGCAAAATTGATAGCGATTCATACGATTGATTTATTAATGGGTTCTTTTGAACAGGCGATCTTTAGCGGCGGGGGAGCGATATTTTGTGCACGCAGATCACAGGCGCCGATCATATGCTATCGCAATAAATATAACTACCTTTATGATAATAGCCGGAGTGCTTAACACCTAGTATGCTGCTAACCGACCTCAGTTTTCTTTTTGATGATAATCCGCAGCCCATGTGGATCTATGATCTGTCATCCCTGCGCATATTGAAAGTAAATAAAGCGGCAACGGATAAGTACGGTTATTCTGAATCGGAATTCCTTTCACTAAAAGCAAACGAATTGCATCCGCAGGCAGACCAGGAGAAACTCTACAAAACGTTAAGAAAAAAGGGCATCGACCTGGCGGTACTGCAGGGGATCAATTTCGGAGGCATCTGGACCCATGAGGACAAAAACGGCAACCTTATTTTTGTTGAACTAACGAGCTATAATACCCGGTTTGAAAACCTTGCCTGCAGGGTAGTGTCCGCGACGGATGCTTCCGAAAAAATGCGTTTCCAGGAAGAATTGATCTGGACGAAAAGCAACCTGGAGGCACTGATTAATAATACCGAGGACCAGATCTGGTCGGTAGATAAGGACCTGCGCTATGTTTACATGAACAGGGCCTATCGTTACCTTATCGCGCAATTAACAGGCACCGAACCTAAAGACGGCGATTACACCAACCTGCATCCCGGTTTTACTGAAAAACAGGTGATGATATGGAACCAATATTATAATCGTGCGCTTGCAGGTGAGCGGTACACCATTATTACCGAAAGCCTTGACCCTCTTACCCAAACAACACACAGTTTTGAGGTGAGCTTTAATCCCATCTACAAAATAAAGGGGGATATTACCGGTGTGGGCTGTTTTGCCCGCGACATAACTGCATGGCTGGAAACAGAAAAAGCCATGGTTGACCAAAATGAACGCTTACGGAATATCGCCTCGGTAACTTCGCACGAATTACGGCGCCCTGTGGCAAGTATGCTCGGCCTCA
This genomic window contains:
- the rimM gene encoding ribosome maturation factor RimM (Essential for efficient processing of 16S rRNA) — protein: MEKKDYFRIGSILKTKGLKGEMNMYVDFEGLEKIKLDGIFIEIAGKLVPYFVSSIKYLQKNAAYLVLEDVDSIEKAAALVRKDIFLPNKLKPKKKKDEFTLFDLEGFTAIDVNEGVLGIITAVHEYPQQIIAAVDFQNKEILFPLNEEIIKGIDVVKEIVTVDLPEGLLDVYLD
- a CDS encoding ATP-binding protein produces the protein MLLYKETEDKVEFKEAKGGNFSFNGGNRTDPKERRRCIIGYVIAFANEGGGKLAFGIHDKHPHKVVGTNQCLNEIGKLEQDIYRETKIRVDVEELFDSNNNRVLVLSIPGRPPGKVYKFEDVPLMRIGEELLAMSDEQHIKIIQEQEPDFSQTICVGLSINDLDPQAIVRMKEAYSKKQDNPLFLTLESKQALTDLHLINNNKITYAALILLAKEEVIKKYLPQSSIYLEYRNDAGQITFDDRYLFSKPYFLAVDELWNVINLRNSKVPVQEGPYIFDIPYFNKEVIREAINNAIAHRDYRRTSEVVIKQYPQALYIISPGGFPIGVSLKNLLTVSSTPRNRLLADVLAKTGIVERSGQGVDKIFYQSISEGKGAPDYSSSDDFQVQLGLSSIVKDRAFALFITKLQQERADKLSVQEILFLDAIREGKAKEDLEKAIGEKLFNEGLIEKVGKTKRQQWRLSKSYYSFTNKEADYTKNTPIDDSFVLMKIGQYLKSFNRAKMGKFVELFEDHLTRDQVKTIVYRLSATRYLDYSGKGTGREYFLAKTTVNTNRLMERAIQVGIEELRKRGELSIEVLKNEKESEVK
- a CDS encoding helix-turn-helix transcriptional regulator is translated as MKNNIRVERAIKNITQGELAEQVGVSRQTINTIESNKYVPSTVLALKIARVFGKPLEEVFMLEEGD
- a CDS encoding PAS domain S-box protein encodes the protein MLLTDLSFLFDDNPQPMWIYDLSSLRILKVNKAATDKYGYSESEFLSLKANELHPQADQEKLYKTLRKKGIDLAVLQGINFGGIWTHEDKNGNLIFVELTSYNTRFENLACRVVSATDASEKMRFQEELIWTKSNLEALINNTEDQIWSVDKDLRYVYMNRAYRYLIAQLTGTEPKDGDYTNLHPGFTEKQVMIWNQYYNRALAGERYTIITESLDPLTQTTHSFEVSFNPIYKIKGDITGVGCFARDITAWLETEKAMVDQNERLRNIASVTSHELRRPVASMLGLINIMDRENFFNPDNHEIIEHLLVVGKEIDEVIRLIVDQSFMEGPSKDRFKKP
- a CDS encoding 30S ribosomal protein S16, whose protein sequence is MATKIRLQRHGKKGKPFYYIVVADARAPRDGRFIERLGSYNPNTNPATIDINFDKTLDWVNNGAQPTDTCRAILSYKGVLYKKHLQGGLKKGALTAEQVEEKFQNWLDHKDDKITGKKTNLVSAKDEARKAALAAEAKKKEARAAAIVAKNTPPVEEVEAPAEDAAAETEAESAE